Proteins encoded in a region of the Quercus lobata isolate SW786 chromosome 8, ValleyOak3.0 Primary Assembly, whole genome shotgun sequence genome:
- the LOC115957602 gene encoding GDSL esterase/lipase At4g26790 gives MANKAIHCFFLTHFLLQIAHTYARVPAIIVFGDSTVDSGNNNQMSTLLKSNFQPYGRDFFGGQPTGRFSNGRLPTDFISEAFGIKPVIPAYLDPSYDIREFATGVCFASAGTGYDNATSDVLSVMPLWKELEYYKEYQQELRGYLGNEIANEVLGEALYLLSIGTNDFLENYYILPKRSLEFSIEGYQNFLLGICGNFITELYNLGARKLSITGLPPMGCLPLERTTNIMLGGACIEEYNNVAKDFNEKLKGMIANLNKQLAGIRLVLSNPYDILLEMVQNPEFFGFEEAAKACCGTGRFEMSYMCDKINPFTCSDANKYVFWDSFHPTEKTNGIIAYHVVKNSLAEFLW, from the exons ATGGCAAATAAGGCGATTCATTGCTTCTTCTTAACTCATTTCCTACTGCAAATAGCACACACATATGCAAGAGTTCCGGCGATTATAGTGTTTGGAGACTCTACTGTGGATTCAGGGAACAATAACCAAATGTCTACACTCCTAAAGAGCAATTTTCAGCCTTACGGTAGAGATTTCTTTGGTGGTCAGCCCACAGGAAGGTTTTCCAATGGTCGACTTCCAACAGACTTCATTTCTGAAGCTTTTGGGATCAAGCCAGTAATACCTGCATATTTGGATCCTTCATATGATATCAGAGAATTTGCTACTGGAGTTTGCTTTGCTTCTGCTGGAACTGGTTATGATAATGCTACTTCTGATGTGCTA TCTGTAATGCCTCTATGGAAGGAATTGGAGTACTACAAGGAATACCAGCAGGAACTGAGAGGATATCTTGGCAATGAGATTGCTAACGAGGTTCTGGGTGAAGCACTCTACCTGTTAAGCATTGGAACCAATGATTTCCTAGAGAACTACTATATACTTCCAAAAAGATCATTAGAGTTTTCCATCGAGGGGTACCAGAATTTTCTACTAGGTATTTGTGGAAATTTCATCACAGAGCTCTACAATCTTGGAGCTCGGAAGCTATCCATAACTGGGCTTCCTCCAATGGGGTGTTTACCATTGGAAAGAACCACAAATATCATGTTAGGGGGTGCCTGTATAGAGGAATACAATAATGTGGCCAAAGATTTCAATGAAAAGTTGAAGGGAATGATTGCAAATCTGAACAAGCAGCTTGCTGGAATCCGACTAGTGCTTTCAAACCCTTACGATATTCTCTTAGAAATGGTTCAGAATCCAGAATTTTTTG GATTTGAAGAGGCAGCAAAGGCATGTTGTGGAACTGGAAGGTTCGAGATGAGTTACATGTGTGATAAGATAAATCCATTCACATGTTCAGATGCAAATAAATACGTATTTTGGGATTCCTTCCACCCCACGGAGAAAACAAATGGTATCATTGCTTATCATGTGGTGAAAAATAGTCTAGCTGAGTTTCTATGGTGA
- the LOC115955094 gene encoding upstream activation factor subunit UAF30: MLPQHMKKAITDNPKKLANLIDLINLPSTLREFVGQSQISRLGCFMRVWSYIKTNNLQDPKNKNLVNCDEKLRSILLGKHQVELAELPSLIKLHFPKEPK, translated from the exons ATGCTGCCACAGCACATGAAGAAGGCCATTACTGATAATCCAAAGAAGCTTGCCAACTTGATTGACCTCATAAATCTTCCTTCAACACTCAGAGAGTTTGTGGGTCAGTCTCAGATTTCTCGTCTGGGCTGTTTTATGCGGGTTTGGTCCTACATCAAGACCAACAATCTCCAG gatccaaaaaacaaaaatttggtCAACTGTGATGAAAAGCTGAGGAGTATTCTCTTAGGCAAGCATCAGGTTGAGCTAGCTGAACTCCCTTCATTGATCAAATTGCATTTTCCCAAAGAGCCGAAGTAA